A genomic stretch from Chloroflexota bacterium includes:
- a CDS encoding DEAD/DEAH box helicase: MLTDGPTTPTDAIEALLADSALQPLVAAHRVLEPRPPRHAPWPDGLDPRLADALRSRGVEALYTHQAQALEAIRAGRNVCVVTPTASGKTLCYNLPVLDAVARDPTARALYLFPTKALAADQLVELRALADAAELDLKTHTYDGDTPPNVRSVVRAAGQVVITNPDMLHAAILPHHTKWFKLFENLQFVVIDELHTYRGLFGSHVANVIRRLRRITRHYGADPVFICASATIANPRDLAERILEAPVELVDDNGAPSGRRHILVINPPVANEKLGIRGSALLTGQRVAERLISGGVQTIAFAKSRTSVEVLTTYLRETFAPPPGHPHTIRGYRGGYLPNERKEIERGLRDGRVRGVVATNALELGIDIGGLDAAISIGYPGTIASTWQQMGRAGRRVSTSLSALICSSAPIDQFLAAHPEYLFETSPEHGLVNPDNLHVLLNHLRASSFELPVPAAERFGIDETPALLDVLEEDGYLRRAEDDRYYWSHENFPASSFSLRSGAPENVVIVDTSGDRHRVLGEVDLFAAPLLVHEKAIYIHEGVQFHVDRLDWDERKAYVTRTDVDYYTDADLGITLKVLEVFDEADQPPAGKRQRGEVMVAWKVTMFKKIKYHTHENVGWGSISIPEQEMHTTACWLVPPAELVNRYDRDTLDGALIGLARVTRTTASLLLMCDPRDLGVLAQVQAPFTGRPTVYVYDATPGGVGLTERLYTLIDQLLRACREAVDSCACTDGCPACVGPAIEVGPRGKATVSELLAGLS, from the coding sequence ATGCTGACCGACGGCCCCACCACCCCGACGGATGCCATCGAGGCCCTCCTGGCCGATTCCGCTCTGCAGCCGCTCGTGGCGGCGCATCGGGTCCTGGAGCCGCGCCCGCCTCGCCACGCACCATGGCCGGACGGGCTCGACCCGCGGCTGGCAGACGCCCTTCGCTCGCGAGGGGTCGAGGCGCTCTACACCCACCAGGCGCAGGCGCTCGAGGCGATCCGCGCCGGTCGCAACGTGTGCGTGGTCACGCCGACCGCGTCCGGAAAGACGCTCTGCTACAACCTGCCGGTCCTGGACGCCGTCGCCCGCGACCCGACCGCCAGGGCGCTCTACCTCTTTCCCACCAAGGCGCTGGCGGCCGATCAGCTGGTCGAGCTGCGAGCGCTGGCCGACGCCGCCGAGCTGGACCTCAAGACGCACACCTACGACGGCGACACGCCCCCCAACGTGCGATCGGTGGTGCGAGCCGCCGGCCAGGTCGTGATCACGAACCCGGACATGCTCCACGCGGCGATCCTCCCCCACCACACCAAGTGGTTCAAGCTGTTCGAGAACCTGCAGTTCGTGGTCATCGACGAGCTGCACACCTATCGCGGCCTCTTCGGCAGCCACGTGGCCAACGTCATCCGCCGCCTGCGCCGCATCACCCGCCATTACGGGGCGGACCCGGTCTTCATCTGCGCAAGCGCCACGATCGCCAACCCGCGCGACCTGGCCGAGCGGATCCTGGAGGCCCCTGTCGAGCTCGTTGACGACAACGGCGCGCCCTCCGGTCGCAGGCACATCCTGGTGATCAATCCGCCGGTCGCCAACGAGAAGCTAGGCATCCGTGGCTCGGCGCTGCTCACGGGGCAGCGCGTGGCGGAGCGACTGATCAGCGGCGGCGTGCAGACGATCGCGTTCGCGAAGTCGCGCACCTCGGTGGAGGTGCTGACCACCTACCTGCGCGAGACCTTCGCTCCCCCGCCCGGCCATCCCCACACGATCCGGGGTTATCGCGGCGGTTACCTGCCCAACGAGCGCAAGGAGATCGAGCGCGGCCTGCGCGACGGCCGAGTCCGGGGCGTGGTCGCCACCAATGCGCTGGAGCTGGGGATCGACATCGGCGGCCTGGACGCCGCCATCAGCATCGGCTACCCGGGCACCATCGCCTCGACCTGGCAGCAGATGGGCCGCGCCGGCCGGCGGGTCAGCACCAGCCTCTCGGCGCTGATCTGCTCGTCAGCCCCGATCGACCAGTTCCTGGCGGCGCACCCCGAGTACCTCTTCGAGACCTCGCCGGAGCATGGCCTCGTCAACCCGGACAACCTCCACGTGCTCCTCAACCATCTGCGCGCCTCGAGCTTCGAGCTGCCGGTGCCCGCCGCCGAGCGGTTCGGCATTGACGAGACGCCGGCGCTGCTCGACGTCCTCGAGGAGGACGGCTACCTGCGCCGTGCCGAGGACGATCGGTATTACTGGAGCCACGAGAACTTCCCGGCCAGCTCCTTCTCCCTGCGCAGCGGTGCGCCTGAGAACGTCGTCATCGTCGACACATCGGGCGACCGCCACCGGGTGCTCGGTGAGGTGGACCTGTTCGCTGCCCCCCTGCTCGTCCACGAGAAGGCGATCTACATCCACGAGGGCGTGCAATTCCACGTGGATCGCCTCGACTGGGATGAGCGCAAGGCCTACGTCACGCGCACCGACGTCGACTACTACACCGATGCCGACCTCGGCATCACCCTCAAGGTGCTCGAGGTCTTCGACGAGGCCGATCAGCCGCCCGCCGGCAAGCGACAGCGCGGCGAGGTGATGGTCGCCTGGAAGGTGACCATGTTCAAGAAGATCAAGTACCACACCCACGAGAATGTCGGGTGGGGCTCGATCAGCATCCCCGAGCAGGAGATGCACACCACCGCCTGCTGGCTCGTTCCACCGGCTGAGCTCGTGAACCGATACGACCGGGATACCCTCGACGGGGCGCTCATCGGCCTGGCGCGCGTCACTCGCACGACCGCGTCGCTGCTCCTGATGTGCGACCCGCGCGATCTCGGTGTGCTGGCCCAGGTGCAGGCGCCCTTCACCGGCCGACCGACGGTATACGTGTACGACGCCACCCCCGGCGGGGTGGGCCTGACCGAGCGGCTCTACACGCTCATCGATCAGCTGCTGCGAGCATGCCGCGAGGCGGTCGACTCCTGTGCATGCACCGATGGCTGTCCCGCCTGCGTGGGCCCGGCCATAGAAGTCGGACCGCGCGGCAAGGCGACCGTCTCCGAGCTGCTGGCCGGACTCTCCTGA
- a CDS encoding aminomethyltransferase family protein, with the protein MIRPTPFHPRTSALNETGLWSHWAGHLAANRYQESDKFEYFAVRSAAGIFDTSPLYKYRIAGRDAERFLGGMLARDMRACPPGHAQYTTWLDDRGFVIEDGVIQHRAPDEYLLTSAEPNFGYFADRVGRLAVAIEDVSSQIGTIAVQGPRSRDLLAQLVPSVASTPFFALTTGQIGGVPVTVSRTGYTGDLGYEVWVDAADALTAWDALWDAAEGLGVLPFGLAALYMLRIEAGLLLLAVDFDSSRYAFNDAHRSTPIELGWSWMFKGLADDDRAFIGRRALEREIADKTSRWRMSGLVVDWEDYDRVYGAAGLIPPKVHAPVHEDWMVYDEAGQRVGYATSFMYSPVLQRHIALGRVRPDLAKVGQRVQLEFTVDHHYEKVAAHVVRLPFFNPERKTA; encoded by the coding sequence ATGATTCGCCCGACGCCCTTCCATCCGCGCACCAGCGCGCTCAACGAGACGGGTCTGTGGAGCCACTGGGCGGGGCACCTGGCCGCCAACCGCTACCAGGAATCGGACAAGTTCGAGTACTTCGCGGTGCGAAGCGCGGCGGGCATCTTCGACACCTCGCCGCTGTACAAGTACCGGATCGCGGGACGCGACGCCGAGCGCTTCCTGGGCGGCATGCTGGCGCGCGACATGCGCGCCTGCCCTCCGGGCCACGCCCAGTACACGACCTGGCTCGACGATCGTGGCTTCGTCATCGAGGACGGTGTGATCCAGCACCGGGCGCCCGACGAGTACCTGCTGACCAGCGCCGAGCCCAACTTCGGCTACTTCGCCGACCGGGTCGGACGCCTGGCAGTAGCGATCGAGGACGTCAGCAGCCAGATCGGCACCATCGCGGTGCAGGGGCCGCGCTCTCGTGATCTCCTCGCCCAGCTCGTGCCGTCAGTCGCCTCCACGCCCTTCTTCGCCCTGACCACCGGGCAGATCGGCGGCGTGCCGGTGACCGTCTCACGCACCGGCTATACCGGCGACCTCGGCTACGAGGTATGGGTTGACGCCGCCGACGCGTTGACCGCCTGGGACGCGCTGTGGGACGCAGCCGAAGGACTCGGCGTGCTGCCGTTCGGGCTGGCGGCGCTGTACATGCTGCGCATCGAGGCCGGGCTGCTGCTGCTGGCGGTCGACTTCGACTCGAGCCGATACGCCTTCAACGACGCCCATCGGTCCACCCCGATCGAGCTCGGCTGGTCGTGGATGTTCAAGGGGCTGGCCGATGACGACCGTGCCTTCATCGGGCGCCGTGCCCTGGAGCGCGAGATCGCGGACAAGACGTCCCGTTGGCGGATGAGCGGGCTGGTGGTCGACTGGGAGGACTACGATCGCGTCTACGGCGCGGCCGGGCTGATCCCGCCCAAGGTGCACGCGCCGGTCCACGAGGATTGGATGGTCTACGACGAGGCCGGCCAGCGGGTCGGCTATGCCACCAGCTTCATGTACTCGCCGGTACTGCAGCGCCACATTGCGCTGGGCCGGGTGCGGCCCGACCTGGCCAAGGTTGGACAGCGCGTGCAGCTCGAGTTCACGGTCGACCATCACTACGAGAAGGTCGCGGCGCACGTGGTACGGCTGCCCTTCTTCAACCCGGAGCGCAAGACGGCATGA
- a CDS encoding NAD(P)/FAD-dependent oxidoreductase has protein sequence MSSDPYDAIVIGGGHNGLVNGAYLARGGLRTLILEQRELVGGAAITEELRPGFWFTTFSYALSLLRPQIIHELELPKHGFMPLLMSSKFAPTPEGEYLWFTKDHDQNLREIARISPHDADAYEQYGHDLDRVCQAIKPLVDMVPPDLFSDDPEELLALATVGSRLRSLDKRTLHNAVRLLTGSAADFLDDYFESDLLKGWLASSSIIGTKVGPRSQGSGLVLLYHSLGEHDGEFGSWAFHKGGNGGFTQVLAKAATAFGAEIRLGAPVERVLTRDGQATGVALADGTELQARVVVSALDPRRTFLELVDPRELPDDLVDTVRRMKFQGVSSKVNFALSGLPRYPALAERSDMFRGFLNIGPSMDYLERAFDAAKYGWYSPEPYIDGAIQSTIDPDMAPPGQHVMSCFVQYTPYQLRESDWDTERERLGGTAQATLERYFPGFGDLVLQREVVTPLDIERTIGLSEGNIFAGELLAPQMFFFRPAPGWSQYRTPIDGYYQCGSGTHPGGCVMGAPGRLAASQILKDGEAARR, from the coding sequence ATGAGCAGCGACCCCTACGACGCGATCGTCATCGGTGGCGGCCACAACGGGCTGGTGAACGGTGCCTACCTGGCCCGTGGCGGGCTGCGGACGCTCATCCTCGAGCAGCGCGAGCTCGTCGGCGGGGCGGCGATCACCGAGGAGCTGCGACCCGGCTTCTGGTTCACCACCTTCTCGTACGCGCTCTCGCTGCTGCGGCCGCAGATCATTCACGAGCTCGAGCTCCCCAAGCACGGCTTCATGCCGCTGCTCATGTCGTCAAAGTTCGCGCCGACGCCGGAGGGCGAGTACCTGTGGTTCACCAAGGATCACGACCAGAACCTGCGCGAGATCGCGCGTATCTCCCCCCACGACGCCGATGCCTACGAGCAGTACGGCCACGACCTAGATCGGGTCTGCCAGGCCATCAAGCCGCTCGTCGACATGGTCCCTCCCGACCTCTTCAGCGACGATCCGGAGGAGCTGCTGGCCCTCGCGACGGTCGGATCGCGGCTGCGCAGCCTCGACAAGCGGACGCTCCACAACGCCGTCCGGCTGCTCACCGGCAGCGCCGCCGACTTCCTGGACGACTACTTCGAGTCCGATCTGCTGAAGGGCTGGCTGGCGTCATCGAGCATCATCGGCACCAAGGTCGGACCCCGCTCGCAGGGCTCCGGGCTGGTCCTCCTCTACCACTCGTTGGGTGAGCACGATGGTGAGTTCGGGTCGTGGGCCTTCCACAAGGGTGGCAACGGCGGCTTCACCCAGGTCCTGGCGAAGGCCGCCACCGCCTTTGGGGCGGAGATCCGCCTCGGCGCGCCGGTCGAACGGGTGCTGACCCGCGATGGGCAGGCCACCGGCGTGGCGCTCGCCGACGGCACCGAGCTGCAGGCCAGGGTGGTCGTCAGCGCGCTCGACCCGCGCCGCACCTTCCTCGAGCTGGTCGACCCCCGCGAGCTGCCCGACGACCTGGTCGACACGGTTCGACGCATGAAGTTCCAGGGAGTCTCGTCGAAGGTGAACTTCGCCCTGTCCGGCCTCCCGCGCTACCCGGCGCTGGCGGAGCGGAGCGACATGTTCCGCGGCTTCCTGAACATCGGGCCGTCGATGGACTACCTCGAGCGAGCCTTCGACGCGGCCAAGTACGGCTGGTACAGCCCCGAGCCGTACATCGACGGCGCCATCCAGTCGACGATCGACCCGGACATGGCGCCGCCGGGCCAGCACGTCATGTCCTGCTTCGTGCAGTACACCCCATATCAGCTGCGCGAGAGCGACTGGGACACGGAGCGCGAGCGGCTGGGCGGCACCGCGCAGGCCACGCTCGAGCGGTATTTCCCGGGCTTTGGCGATCTCGTGCTGCAGCGCGAGGTGGTCACGCCGCTCGACATCGAGCGGACGATCGGCCTCAGCGAGGGCAACATCTTCGCCGGCGAGCTGCTGGCGCCGCAGATGTTCTTCTTCCGCCCGGCGCCCGGCTGGTCGCAGTACCGCACCCCGATCGACGGCTACTACCAGTGTGGCTCCGGCACGCATCCCGGCGGCTGCGTGATGGGCGCCCCAGGCCGCCTGGCGGCCAGCCAGATCCTCAAGGACGGCGAGGCCGCACGCCGCTGA
- a CDS encoding septum formation initiator family protein has protein sequence MTSLELPAPRQTPPERPLRVRIPASRGGLAWIAVLLIIGTFLAVQVGRQVYTSWSTGQEADAIRAEITAMEAHNEALRQQLAYLESKGFVSGEARRLLNLGLPGEHVLIIPPGAETALPPELREKPVSKPPLEQWLDLFFGP, from the coding sequence ATGACCAGCCTCGAACTGCCCGCCCCGCGTCAAACTCCCCCCGAGCGACCGTTGCGGGTGCGCATCCCGGCTTCTCGCGGAGGACTGGCCTGGATCGCCGTGTTGCTGATCATCGGCACCTTCCTGGCGGTCCAGGTTGGGCGCCAGGTCTATACCAGCTGGTCGACCGGGCAGGAGGCCGATGCGATTCGTGCCGAGATCACGGCCATGGAGGCCCATAACGAGGCCCTGCGCCAGCAGCTGGCCTACCTGGAGAGCAAGGGATTCGTGTCAGGCGAGGCGCGACGACTGCTGAACCTCGGCCTGCCCGGCGAGCACGTGCTGATCATCCCGCCCGGGGCGGAGACGGCCCTTCCACCGGAGCTGCGCGAGAAGCCGGTTTCCAAGCCGCCTCTCGAGCAGTGGCTCGACCTTTTCTTCGGCCCTTAG
- a CDS encoding DUF998 domain-containing protein produces the protein MFFSGWRATGLPAAVRSPRCWLIAMTMVGLIGGGLAISRATDTQWQAGTPLSRLGVDDGAAGTLTFTLLGLGIILLALGVSLDRTFARLRSARRVRPRAGRLLPLGFLVAGIAVAVAGLFPIDTKASTAVHNVAGIALPAALMATMFGGRLALGSLGRRFDQASAMILLTVIGVYVATVPLHLLPYRLMELICLGLIGAWLWLFEAHLRRLMGDA, from the coding sequence ATGTTCTTCAGCGGGTGGCGCGCCACGGGCCTGCCGGCCGCGGTCCGATCGCCGCGGTGCTGGCTCATCGCCATGACGATGGTCGGGCTGATCGGCGGCGGCCTGGCGATCAGCCGCGCCACCGACACGCAGTGGCAGGCCGGGACGCCGCTCAGCCGCCTCGGCGTCGACGACGGCGCGGCCGGCACCTTGACCTTCACCCTCCTCGGCCTGGGCATCATCCTGCTCGCTCTCGGCGTGTCGCTGGACAGAACATTCGCCCGTCTGCGTTCGGCGCGACGGGTGCGCCCGCGTGCCGGGCGGCTCCTGCCGCTCGGGTTCCTGGTGGCGGGGATCGCGGTCGCCGTGGCTGGTCTGTTTCCAATCGACACGAAGGCCTCGACCGCGGTCCACAACGTGGCCGGCATTGCCCTCCCGGCCGCGCTGATGGCCACCATGTTCGGCGGGCGGCTGGCCCTGGGGAGCCTCGGGCGGCGCTTCGACCAAGCCTCGGCCATGATCCTGCTGACCGTCATCGGCGTCTACGTCGCCACCGTCCCCCTCCATCTGTTGCCCTACAGGCTGATGGAGCTCATCTGTCTCGGGCTCATCGGGGCCTGGCTATGGCTCTTCGAGGCCCATCTCCGCCGTCTGATGGGAGACGCCTGA
- a CDS encoding slipin family protein, whose amino-acid sequence MEDLIFLLPILAVAAAIILSLIGAAVKVVQEYERGVIFRLGRLVGAKGPGLFFIIPFIDRMVKIDLRVVTLDIPSQEAITRDNVTVRVNAVCYFRVVDPEAAVVRVEKFLIATLQIAQTTMRSVLGQSELDELLSKREEINTRLQQIIDEQTAPWGIKVSIVEVKDVELPQEMKRAMARQAEAERDKRAKIINAEGEFLAAEQLANAANIINAAPSALQLRYLQTLTDISSDQSRIIIFPLPMDLISAFMGGGGRPTVPPATPTAGEGSKGSAA is encoded by the coding sequence ATGGAAGACCTCATTTTTCTGCTGCCGATCCTGGCCGTCGCGGCCGCCATCATCCTGAGCCTCATCGGCGCCGCGGTGAAGGTGGTGCAGGAGTACGAGCGCGGGGTGATCTTCCGGCTCGGCCGGCTGGTCGGCGCCAAGGGCCCTGGGCTGTTCTTCATCATCCCCTTCATCGACCGCATGGTGAAGATCGACCTGCGAGTCGTGACGCTCGACATCCCGAGCCAGGAGGCCATCACCCGTGACAACGTCACTGTCCGCGTCAACGCCGTCTGCTACTTCCGCGTCGTCGACCCGGAGGCGGCGGTGGTGCGGGTCGAAAAGTTCCTGATCGCCACGCTCCAGATCGCGCAGACCACGATGCGCTCGGTGCTCGGCCAGTCGGAGCTTGACGAGCTGCTCAGCAAGCGCGAGGAGATCAATACGCGCCTACAGCAGATCATCGACGAGCAGACGGCGCCGTGGGGCATCAAGGTCAGCATCGTCGAGGTCAAGGACGTCGAGCTGCCACAGGAGATGAAGCGCGCCATGGCGCGCCAGGCGGAGGCCGAACGCGACAAGCGGGCGAAGATCATCAACGCCGAGGGCGAATTCCTGGCCGCCGAGCAGCTCGCCAACGCGGCAAACATCATCAATGCCGCGCCCAGTGCTCTCCAGCTGCGCTACCTGCAGACGCTCACCGACATCAGCTCGGATCAGAGCCGGATCATCATCTTCCCCCTCCCGATGGACCTGATCAGCGCCTTCATGGGCGGCGGCGGGCGGCCCACGGTGCCTCCGGCCACACCGACCGCGGGCGAAGGATCCAAGGGGTCTGCCGCTTGA
- a CDS encoding nodulation protein NfeD, whose translation MTVGPTTLARTLSRGLSLAAFWLGVLLLGIGVPSGVDAAAGEVRVLSVDGIINPISARYLVRGIEEAADEGDTAVLIELDTPGGLLDATQEITGALLNARLPVIVYVTPAGSHAASAGTFITMAAHVAAMAPSTRIGAATPVSGDGQEMPDDLRTKIINDTAVYARSIAEARGRNADWAEDAVRNGVSVGATEALELGVVDLVAADRAELLTAINGMTVRLVDRDITLGTAGAVVVEEPMSPFEEFLIVLSDPNIALILLSLGTLGIYFELSNPGAFFPGIFGAIALILALFSLGTLPINYAGLALLLFGLALLGAEIWVASGGVLGIGGGIAFVLGALILVDDSRAPFLEISRPLIFGITLALVAFVLFALRAVMRTRRRPAFIGGGDMIGREGSVRGTSSVFVEGELWRARPAGADTTLNPGDHVRIIGREGLDLIVEQLPEAANQKES comes from the coding sequence ATGACTGTAGGACCAACGACTCTCGCGCGCACGCTCAGCCGCGGTCTATCGCTCGCGGCATTCTGGCTTGGCGTCCTGCTCCTCGGCATCGGGGTTCCGAGTGGTGTGGATGCCGCCGCGGGTGAGGTGCGCGTGCTCAGCGTCGACGGCATCATCAATCCCATCTCCGCCCGCTACCTGGTGCGCGGCATCGAGGAGGCAGCCGACGAGGGTGACACCGCGGTGCTCATCGAGCTGGACACGCCAGGCGGCCTGCTCGACGCCACCCAGGAGATCACCGGCGCGCTGCTCAATGCGCGCCTCCCGGTGATCGTGTACGTCACACCGGCCGGCTCGCACGCGGCCTCGGCCGGCACGTTCATCACCATGGCGGCGCACGTGGCGGCCATGGCGCCGAGCACGCGGATCGGTGCGGCCACGCCGGTGAGCGGCGACGGCCAGGAGATGCCGGACGACCTGCGCACCAAGATCATCAACGACACGGCCGTCTACGCCCGCAGCATCGCCGAGGCGCGTGGCAGAAACGCCGACTGGGCAGAAGACGCTGTTCGCAATGGCGTCTCGGTCGGGGCGACGGAGGCCCTGGAGCTCGGCGTGGTGGACCTCGTCGCGGCGGATCGCGCGGAGCTGCTCACGGCTATCAATGGCATGACGGTGCGCCTGGTCGACCGTGACATCACGCTTGGCACCGCCGGCGCGGTCGTGGTCGAGGAACCGATGTCGCCCTTCGAGGAGTTCCTCATCGTCCTCTCTGATCCGAACATCGCGTTGATCCTGCTTAGCCTTGGGACGCTCGGCATCTATTTCGAGCTCAGCAACCCGGGCGCGTTCTTCCCGGGCATCTTCGGCGCCATCGCCCTCATCCTGGCGCTCTTCAGCCTGGGCACTCTGCCGATCAACTACGCCGGGCTCGCGCTGCTCCTGTTCGGCCTCGCGCTGCTGGGCGCCGAGATCTGGGTGGCGTCCGGAGGCGTGCTGGGCATCGGCGGCGGGATCGCGTTCGTGCTCGGCGCCCTGATCCTGGTCGATGACAGCCGTGCGCCATTCCTGGAGATCAGTCGCCCGCTGATCTTCGGCATCACCCTGGCCCTCGTCGCATTCGTCCTGTTTGCGCTCCGGGCCGTCATGCGCACCCGACGGAGACCCGCCTTCATCGGGGGCGGCGACATGATCGGGCGCGAGGGCAGCGTGCGGGGGACGTCATCGGTCTTCGTCGAGGGAGAGCTGTGGCGGGCGCGCCCCGCCGGCGCCGACACGACGTTGAATCCGGGGGACCATGTCCGAATCATCGGTCGAGAGGGACTCGACCTCATCGTGGAACAACTGCCGGAGGCAGCCAACCAGAAGGAGAGTTAG
- the tilS gene encoding tRNA lysidine(34) synthetase TilS, with translation MRRSTNGAGNDPLRPIIDALAEGAARLPIPDGAALVLAISGGPDSTALLHASAKMAPDRGWRLTVAHLDHALRPTSADEAAEVAATAAGMGLPAEVRRVDVGALAAAEHRSLEDAGRQARYRFLEEVAAGLGADALIATAHTADDAAETVLLRLARGSGLRGLRGIPARRGRIVRPLLHARRTVLRDALDAAGIAYLIDPSNANLAHARNRVRADLLPAFERLNPAAVEALMRFGRLSADDDDLLDALAAAELARRRDTADASLDWRDPPARALGRRVLRLAIGDPAPSAERIEALLDAAEGPRGGIAIELGAGRQASVRERRIRLE, from the coding sequence GTGCGTCGTTCTACCAATGGGGCTGGTAACGATCCGCTCAGGCCGATCATTGACGCGCTGGCCGAGGGCGCGGCCCGCCTGCCGATCCCCGATGGCGCTGCCCTCGTGCTTGCCATTTCCGGCGGTCCTGACTCCACCGCACTGCTGCACGCGTCGGCGAAAATGGCACCCGACCGCGGCTGGCGGCTGACGGTCGCCCATCTCGATCACGCGCTTCGACCGACCTCGGCCGATGAGGCGGCCGAGGTGGCCGCAACGGCTGCAGGTATGGGCCTGCCGGCCGAGGTGCGGCGGGTCGATGTGGGGGCGCTGGCAGCAGCAGAGCACCGGTCGTTGGAGGATGCCGGCCGGCAGGCCCGCTACCGCTTCCTCGAGGAGGTTGCCGCAGGGCTGGGAGCGGACGCGTTGATCGCCACAGCTCACACCGCCGACGACGCGGCCGAGACCGTCCTGCTGCGCCTGGCGCGCGGCAGCGGCCTCCGCGGCCTGCGGGGCATCCCCGCGCGGCGCGGTCGGATCGTCCGGCCGCTCCTGCATGCCCGCCGCACGGTCCTGCGGGACGCGCTCGACGCGGCGGGCATCGCCTATCTCATCGACCCGTCCAATGCGAATCTCGCGCATGCCCGCAACCGGGTGCGGGCGGACCTGCTGCCGGCATTCGAGCGCCTGAACCCCGCCGCGGTCGAGGCGCTGATGCGTTTCGGGCGCCTCAGCGCCGATGACGACGACCTGCTCGATGCCCTCGCCGCCGCCGAGCTGGCGCGGCGACGGGACACCGCCGACGCGTCGCTGGACTGGCGGGACCCCCCGGCTCGAGCCCTCGGCCGCCGCGTGCTGCGCCTGGCGATCGGTGATCCGGCACCGTCCGCGGAGCGCATCGAGGCGCTGCTCGACGCCGCCGAGGGGCCGCGCGGCGGCATCGCCATCGAGCTCGGCGCCGGCCGTCAGGCATCGGTCCGGGAGCGGCGCATCCGCCTGGAGTGA